The Nocardioides ginsengisegetis region AAGTGAGTGAGTACTCACTCACAAGCGGATTGCGGGACGACTACGGCGCCAACCGCTCGGTCCGCCACCCCTCGGGCGTACGCCGGTAGACCAGCCGGTCGTGCATGCGCCCCGGCCTCCCCTGCCAGAACTCCACCGCCTCGGGGCGGACGAGGTAGCCGCCCCACTCGTCGGGGACCGGCACGGCGTCGGGCTCGGGGAAGCGGGCGGCGGCCTCGTCGTACGCCGTGGAGAGCTCCTCGCGGCCGGCCACGACGCTCGACTGGTGGGACGCCCAGGCGCCGAGCCGGGAGCCACGCGGGCGGGAGGCGAAGTAGGCCTCGACGTCCGACCGCGGCAGCAGCGAGGCGACCCCGTCGACGCGGACCTGGCGCTCCAGCGGGTGCCAGGGGAAGAGCAGCGAGCAGGCCGGGTTGGCCGCGAGCTCCTGGCCCTTGCGTGACCCGGTGTTGGTGAAGAAGACGAAGCCGGCGGGCGAGATGCCCTTGAGCAGCACCATCCGCGACGACGGCGCCCCGGACGCGGAGACGGTGGCGACGACCATCGCGTTGGCGTCGTACACCCCGGCCTCGACCACCTCGCGCATCCACCGGTCGAACATCGTGAACGGGTCGGGTGCCAGGTCGGACTCGACCAGCCCGGCCCGGGAGTACTCGTTGCGGAGCGAAGCCAGGTCCATGAGGAGGACGCTACCCACCCGATCCTGTCGCTCGGGCGCCTCCGGGTGCAGAATGCCTGCGGCACATGTTCCCGAGCGGTAACCCTCCGCTCGACGCCCCGAGATCAAGGAGTCGCGCGCGCATGACTGAGGTAC contains the following coding sequences:
- the pdxH gene encoding pyridoxamine 5'-phosphate oxidase is translated as MDLASLRNEYSRAGLVESDLAPDPFTMFDRWMREVVEAGVYDANAMVVATVSASGAPSSRMVLLKGISPAGFVFFTNTGSRKGQELAANPACSLLFPWHPLERQVRVDGVASLLPRSDVEAYFASRPRGSRLGAWASHQSSVVAGREELSTAYDEAAARFPEPDAVPVPDEWGGYLVRPEAVEFWQGRPGRMHDRLVYRRTPEGWRTERLAP